One genomic segment of [Phormidium] sp. ETS-05 includes these proteins:
- a CDS encoding pentapeptide repeat-containing protein gives MQQPHSNCLVIELTATPLSSEGYDGSLLELQVTSHFQEVWQPLGRGRFKFGLTGGILQLKLAGAKVVTASDATATPEYRLLNTATDTEPSWLVNLPRTLQRDARVTPSGVRQEDAGAGQYKTSPLQIKILHTTEQPATVEISFLLTAADVRMVEAEELWHHDISPNKHAILERKLIKSLVELKLQPHTNQVELPSQKSTGDKNLGATEIFWIEANPEQIKATEALWEVLQEDITKVVGAGTDDLVALAKIVNLNPLNDFAGANLLACDLRNGDFTGADFTKANLRGADLTDADFTGALLVGAKLAGADLTGAMLSDADLTGADLHLSSLALASLSGAKLEGANLHQANLSNANLSDADLTDADLTGADLHQAGLVLTNLSGANLAGAKVAEARFKSAVGMTEAIVRDLQQLGAIFEEL, from the coding sequence ATGCAGCAACCTCACTCAAACTGCCTGGTTATAGAATTAACCGCCACGCCGCTATCCTCGGAAGGATACGACGGCTCACTACTAGAACTGCAAGTTACCAGTCATTTCCAGGAAGTATGGCAGCCTTTAGGAAGGGGTAGGTTTAAGTTTGGACTTACTGGGGGGATTCTCCAGCTCAAGTTAGCCGGAGCCAAAGTGGTGACAGCTTCAGACGCTACCGCTACCCCAGAATACCGCCTGCTGAATACCGCCACGGATACAGAACCTAGTTGGCTGGTGAACCTGCCCCGAACTCTGCAACGTGATGCTAGGGTGACTCCGAGCGGTGTCAGGCAAGAAGATGCCGGAGCAGGGCAATATAAAACCAGTCCCCTGCAAATTAAAATCCTCCACACCACAGAGCAACCCGCCACAGTCGAAATTAGTTTCCTGCTCACAGCCGCCGATGTGCGGATGGTGGAGGCGGAAGAATTGTGGCATCACGACATCAGTCCTAATAAACATGCCATCTTGGAGCGCAAATTAATCAAGTCCTTGGTGGAATTAAAACTGCAACCCCATACCAATCAGGTGGAATTGCCTAGTCAAAAATCCACTGGGGACAAAAATCTCGGTGCCACGGAAATATTTTGGATTGAGGCGAACCCAGAGCAAATCAAGGCTACCGAGGCGCTGTGGGAGGTCCTGCAAGAGGATATTACCAAGGTGGTTGGCGCTGGTACTGACGATTTGGTGGCACTGGCTAAAATCGTCAACCTCAATCCCCTAAATGATTTTGCGGGAGCCAACTTGTTGGCTTGTGACCTGAGAAATGGCGATTTCACTGGCGCCGATTTCACTAAGGCAAACTTGCGCGGTGCAGACTTGACTGATGCAGACTTCACGGGAGCCTTGCTGGTGGGTGCCAAACTCGCTGGTGCAGATTTAACCGGAGCGATGCTCAGTGATGCGGACCTCACCGGTGCGGACTTGCATCTATCTTCTCTGGCTTTGGCATCCCTCAGCGGTGCGAAACTGGAGGGGGCAAACTTGCACCAGGCGAATTTGAGCAATGCCAATTTGAGCGATGCTGACCTGACTGATGCGGACCTGACGGGGGCGGACTTGCACCAAGCTGGTTTGGTGCTGACGAATCTCTCTGGTGCCAATTTAGCGGGAGCTAAAGTGGCGGAGGCGCGGTTTAAGTCGGCGGTGGGGATGACGGAGGCGATCGTCCGCGACTTACAGCAGCTTGGCGCGATTTTCGAGGAATTGTAG
- a CDS encoding aminopeptidase P family protein, whose protein sequence is MQIANPDYLGVTLRSRRQKLAKLLAGASSGTATDFPVILWSGKPSPRNFPHNTFPFRASSHFLYFAGVPLPDAAIRLEGDKLELYVDDPDPGSVLWYGETPRRDDIAHLIGADAAFPKAALAEKASGAATILLPDAATRTEQEALIPVNETQSLELARAIVAVRLIQDAAALSELRAAAACTVAAHVSGMACTPQAKTESMVRAVIEGVFIAHNMPCAYQSIVTRRSEVLHNQAYHYPLYPGDLLLVDAGAETPGGWAADVTRTWPVAGRFSPTQRAIYDVVLAAHDACIASVRPGVEYQDVHRLACHTIASGLVDLGILLGKPEDLVEMNAHALFFPHGVGHLLGLDVHDMEDLGDIAGYEEGRTRSDRFGWCFLRLNRPLRSGMVVTIEPGFYQVPSILNDPNRRASILSRPPGDDTDIINWDILAKFADVRGIRIEDDVLVTADSSEVLTAALPTAPEYIEQLTSGGR, encoded by the coding sequence ATGCAAATTGCCAATCCTGACTACTTAGGGGTGACATTGCGCTCCCGGCGGCAAAAACTAGCCAAACTACTTGCAGGCGCCTCCTCCGGGACGGCAACCGATTTTCCCGTAATTCTCTGGTCGGGCAAACCTAGTCCCCGCAATTTTCCCCACAATACTTTCCCCTTTCGCGCCAGCAGTCACTTTCTCTACTTCGCTGGCGTCCCCCTTCCCGATGCTGCCATCCGCTTAGAAGGAGACAAACTAGAACTTTATGTGGATGATCCAGACCCAGGCTCAGTATTGTGGTATGGGGAAACGCCCAGACGAGATGACATTGCTCACCTGATCGGGGCAGATGCGGCTTTTCCCAAAGCGGCTTTAGCAGAAAAAGCATCGGGGGCCGCCACAATTTTACTGCCTGATGCCGCCACCCGCACGGAACAGGAGGCACTTATTCCAGTTAATGAGACCCAGAGTCTGGAACTGGCTCGTGCCATTGTCGCCGTCCGCCTCATCCAAGACGCCGCCGCTTTATCGGAATTGCGAGCCGCCGCCGCCTGTACTGTCGCCGCTCATGTCTCAGGAATGGCTTGCACCCCCCAAGCGAAAACTGAATCAATGGTGCGAGCGGTGATTGAGGGGGTATTTATCGCCCACAATATGCCTTGTGCTTATCAGAGTATCGTCACCCGGCGTTCTGAAGTGCTGCATAATCAAGCCTATCACTATCCCCTCTATCCCGGAGACTTGCTCCTGGTGGATGCGGGAGCGGAGACACCTGGAGGGTGGGCCGCTGATGTTACCCGCACTTGGCCGGTTGCAGGCAGGTTTTCTCCTACCCAACGGGCGATTTATGATGTGGTGTTGGCGGCCCATGATGCCTGTATTGCCAGTGTTCGTCCAGGGGTGGAATATCAGGATGTGCATCGGCTCGCCTGTCATACCATTGCTAGTGGTTTGGTGGATTTGGGGATTTTGCTGGGCAAGCCAGAGGATTTAGTCGAGATGAACGCCCACGCTTTGTTTTTTCCTCACGGTGTGGGGCATTTGCTGGGGTTGGATGTGCATGATATGGAGGATTTGGGGGATATTGCGGGGTATGAGGAGGGCCGAACTCGGAGCGATCGCTTTGGTTGGTGCTTCCTCCGTCTGAACCGGCCATTACGATCGGGTATGGTGGTCACGATCGAACCCGGATTTTATCAGGTCCCCTCCATCCTCAATGACCCAAACCGCCGCGCCAGTATCTTATCGCGACCTCCAGGAGATGACACCGATATCATTAACTGGGATATTTTAGCCAAATTTGCCGATGTGCGGGGAATTAGAATCGAGGATGATGTGTTAGTCACTGCTGACAGCAGCGAAGTCCTCACCGCCGCCTTACCCACTGCACCAGAATACATCGAGCAGCTTACCAGCGGCGGTAGGTAA
- a CDS encoding DUF4332 domain-containing protein: MKTDRQQQRSGSPKMVLAPLQSTGERQETETGRRRDGGASFKTARTPIFLEWPLEQLPGLSAEDGEGLGKCGLITTTQLRQQAATKKEQQLLAERLRVRVESVQKWVALAELSSVPSVGCEYCGLLLHAGVASVGQLAQMPLHRLHQQILRVQVTMMQRRDLCPGVELVGRWIAEAKLLATHAR, translated from the coding sequence ATGAAAACGGATAGGCAACAGCAGCGCAGTGGATCGCCTAAGATGGTGTTGGCGCCCCTCCAGAGTACGGGGGAACGACAGGAGACGGAGACGGGGAGACGGAGAGATGGGGGGGCGAGTTTCAAAACCGCCCGTACCCCCATCTTTTTAGAGTGGCCTTTAGAGCAACTACCGGGATTAAGTGCTGAAGATGGAGAGGGTTTGGGAAAATGTGGGTTAATCACCACAACGCAGTTGCGCCAGCAAGCAGCGACGAAAAAAGAGCAGCAGCTTTTGGCGGAACGGTTGCGGGTGCGGGTGGAATCTGTGCAAAAATGGGTCGCCCTGGCAGAGCTGTCTAGCGTGCCTAGTGTGGGCTGTGAATATTGCGGGCTACTGCTGCATGCGGGGGTTGCTTCTGTGGGTCAACTGGCGCAGATGCCCCTGCACCGGTTGCATCAACAAATTTTGCGCGTCCAAGTGACGATGATGCAGCGTCGGGACCTATGTCCCGGAGTGGAACTGGTGGGGAGGTGGATCGCTGAGGCGAAATTGCTGGCGACTCACGCTCGGTAA
- a CDS encoding TetR/AcrR family transcriptional regulator codes for MRVLNQPPPAPSDLTRTRILQAAQRLFARKGYNGTTTKDLAHEAKVAEGTIFRHFANKKAILVELATQGWVEILTDLLTELSEMGSYKAVAQVMRRRMLQMPANADLMRVCFLEAQFHPDLRDRIQAEVIDKMTDVAEAFFQTAMDRGIYRPMNPRLVAQVFLGMFAIAGFSHNTILDEGSSPKKQLEMAEGIADIFLNGVLAKE; via the coding sequence ATGCGAGTTTTGAATCAACCCCCCCCGGCGCCATCGGACCTGACCCGCACCCGCATCCTCCAGGCGGCCCAGCGGCTATTTGCCCGCAAGGGCTACAATGGCACCACGACTAAGGATTTAGCTCACGAGGCCAAAGTCGCCGAGGGTACGATATTTCGGCATTTTGCCAATAAAAAGGCGATTTTAGTGGAGTTGGCTACCCAAGGCTGGGTAGAAATACTAACAGACTTGCTGACGGAATTGAGCGAAATGGGCAGCTACAAAGCTGTGGCGCAGGTGATGCGACGGCGGATGTTGCAAATGCCTGCCAATGCGGATTTGATGCGAGTGTGCTTTTTAGAGGCACAGTTTCACCCGGACTTGCGCGATCGCATCCAAGCGGAAGTCATCGACAAGATGACCGACGTGGCGGAGGCGTTCTTCCAAACCGCGATGGACAGGGGAATTTACCGCCCCATGAACCCGCGTTTAGTGGCGCAAGTGTTTTTGGGGATGTTCGCGATCGCCGGGTTCAGCCACAACACCATCTTGGATGAAGGCTCCTCCCCCAAAAAACAGCTAGAAATGGCCGAAGGCATCGCCGATATATTTCTCAACGGCGTATTAGCCAAAGAATAG
- a CDS encoding pitrilysin family protein: MPTAPAGARRVPEPPQQQAFATSIRPYLERVIQRVSEFRLDNGIKFIVLERHEAPVVSFLTYADVGGANEPPGKTGVAHFLEHLAFKGSTRIGTKNYKAEKPLLEELDRLDAKIKAAEKAGRTEEAAQLQAEFQKVSDRASEYVKQNEFGQIVEQSGGVGLNATTSADATRYFYSFPANKLELWMSLESERFLEPVFREFYKERQVILEERRLRTDNSPIGTAVEKFLETAFTTHPYKQPVIGYPEDLRSLTPQDVEDFFRTYYVPNNLTIAVVGDVDPKEVQRLAQIYFGRYQPGPTPPPLNAVEPPQTETREVVLRLPSQPWYFEGYHQPAMNHPDSAVYQLIGSLMSDGRTSRLYKSLVEQKQVALAAQGFSGFPGDKYPNLMLFYAMTAPGHTVDEVATLLHQEIERLKTEPVAEADLTRVKNQARANLLRSLDSNDGMASLLVEYQVKTGNWRNLFSQIEDIEAVTSADIQRVARATFVPENKTIARLLPAESN, translated from the coding sequence ATGCCAACGGCACCAGCGGGAGCCAGGAGGGTTCCCGAACCGCCGCAGCAACAAGCATTCGCTACCTCCATCCGCCCCTATTTAGAGCGGGTAATCCAGCGTGTGAGCGAATTTCGCCTGGATAATGGGATTAAATTCATCGTCCTAGAACGCCATGAGGCACCAGTAGTGTCTTTCCTCACCTATGCTGATGTGGGGGGTGCCAATGAACCACCGGGCAAAACTGGTGTGGCTCACTTTCTGGAGCATCTGGCTTTTAAAGGTAGCACCCGCATCGGCACGAAAAACTATAAAGCGGAAAAACCGCTCCTGGAAGAACTCGATCGCCTGGACGCTAAAATCAAAGCGGCGGAAAAAGCGGGTCGCACCGAGGAGGCAGCCCAGCTACAGGCGGAATTCCAAAAAGTGTCCGATCGCGCCTCAGAATACGTCAAGCAGAACGAATTCGGCCAAATTGTGGAACAATCAGGCGGTGTCGGACTCAACGCCACTACTTCCGCTGACGCCACCCGCTATTTTTACAGCTTCCCCGCGAACAAGCTGGAGCTGTGGATGTCTCTGGAGTCCGAGCGGTTTCTCGAACCGGTGTTCCGGGAATTTTACAAAGAAAGGCAGGTAATTTTAGAAGAACGACGCCTGCGCACGGATAATTCCCCCATAGGGACAGCGGTGGAAAAGTTCTTGGAAACTGCCTTTACTACCCATCCCTATAAGCAACCGGTCATCGGCTACCCAGAAGACTTGCGCAGTCTCACCCCACAAGACGTAGAAGACTTTTTCCGTACCTACTACGTCCCCAATAATTTGACTATTGCCGTGGTGGGTGATGTGGACCCGAAAGAAGTACAGCGTCTCGCGCAAATCTACTTCGGACGCTACCAGCCTGGACCGACTCCTCCTCCCCTGAATGCGGTGGAACCTCCCCAAACCGAAACCCGGGAGGTGGTTTTGCGCCTACCTTCTCAACCCTGGTATTTCGAGGGATACCACCAACCGGCGATGAACCATCCCGATAGTGCGGTATATCAGCTCATCGGCTCTTTGATGAGTGATGGTCGGACTTCCCGCCTGTACAAGTCTCTGGTGGAACAAAAGCAGGTTGCTCTCGCTGCTCAGGGTTTTAGTGGTTTTCCGGGGGATAAATACCCCAATTTGATGCTGTTCTACGCCATGACGGCTCCCGGGCATACGGTGGATGAAGTGGCAACCCTGCTACATCAGGAAATCGAGCGGCTGAAAACTGAACCGGTGGCGGAGGCTGACTTAACACGGGTGAAAAATCAAGCCCGCGCCAATTTACTGCGCTCTCTGGACTCTAATGATGGCATGGCTAGTTTGCTGGTGGAATATCAGGTGAAAACTGGTAACTGGCGCAATTTATTTTCTCAAATTGAAGATATCGAAGCGGTAACGTCAGCGGATATTCAACGGGTGGCTCGGGCTACTTTTGTGCCGGAAAATAAGACTATTGCTCGTTTGCTTCCGGCTGAATCAAATTGA
- a CDS encoding pitrilysin family protein, translated as MFVVSFSFFLLAFGATAETAKHYTELEFPPLAEIKLPPYTRYELDNGMTVFLMPDRELPLVSGTAMVRTGDRFEPADKVGLADILGEVMRTGGTKGHSPDELNELLEQRAAYVETSIGTTSGGVSFNALSDDINQVFPLFAEVLREPVFAADKLELAKKQRSGAIARRNDDPNSIAAREFQKLVYGGSSPYARTIEYATVNNISRDDLLAFYQTYFQPQNIILGIVGDFEPTKMLTLIRQQFGDWKGESSVKTATSLPVAEVSPASPGGVFFVSQPQLTQSYVQMGHIGGTLDAPDYPALSVLNGVLNGFGGRMFNSVRSKKGLAYSVYAVWSPQYDYPGLFVAGGQTRSEATVPLIKAIRAEIDRIRDRPITATELEYAKDSTLNSFVFNFADTGRILSRLLRYEYFGYPKDFLYQYQRQVEATTVSDVQRVAQKYLQPEQMVTLVVGNEAEINPSLSTLNPNATVTYIDISIPEPQNS; from the coding sequence TTGTTTGTTGTATCTTTTAGCTTTTTCCTGCTGGCGTTTGGGGCAACAGCAGAAACGGCTAAACATTACACTGAGTTAGAGTTTCCTCCCCTGGCGGAAATTAAATTGCCTCCTTATACTAGGTATGAGCTGGACAATGGCATGACCGTGTTTTTGATGCCAGACCGGGAACTGCCTTTGGTGAGTGGGACGGCGATGGTGCGCACGGGCGATCGCTTTGAACCAGCGGATAAAGTGGGGCTGGCTGATATCCTGGGTGAGGTGATGCGGACTGGGGGGACAAAGGGTCATTCTCCCGATGAACTGAACGAGCTGCTAGAACAGCGAGCGGCTTATGTGGAAACTAGCATCGGGACTACTTCTGGAGGGGTGAGTTTTAATGCTCTGAGTGATGACATCAATCAGGTGTTTCCTTTGTTTGCTGAGGTATTGCGCGAGCCAGTTTTTGCTGCGGATAAACTGGAATTAGCGAAAAAGCAGCGCAGTGGCGCTATTGCTCGGCGCAATGATGACCCTAACAGTATCGCGGCGCGAGAATTCCAGAAACTGGTGTATGGTGGGAGCAGTCCTTATGCCCGCACGATCGAATATGCAACAGTTAACAATATCTCTCGCGATGATTTACTGGCATTTTATCAAACTTATTTCCAACCCCAAAATATCATTTTAGGGATTGTGGGGGATTTTGAACCTACAAAAATGCTGACTTTGATTCGCCAGCAATTCGGCGACTGGAAAGGGGAATCTAGCGTTAAGACTGCCACATCACTACCGGTAGCCGAGGTGTCGCCCGCCTCACCGGGAGGAGTGTTTTTTGTCAGTCAACCCCAGCTTACTCAAAGCTATGTGCAAATGGGTCATATTGGGGGGACTTTGGATGCTCCCGACTACCCGGCTTTGTCGGTGCTGAATGGGGTTCTCAACGGTTTCGGCGGGCGGATGTTTAATTCCGTGCGCTCTAAAAAAGGTTTGGCTTACAGCGTTTATGCGGTTTGGAGTCCGCAATATGATTATCCGGGACTGTTTGTGGCGGGGGGTCAAACCCGATCGGAGGCGACTGTACCCCTGATTAAAGCGATTCGCGCTGAAATCGATCGCATCCGCGATCGTCCCATCACCGCCACCGAATTAGAATACGCCAAAGATTCTACCCTCAACTCTTTTGTCTTCAATTTTGCCGATACCGGTCGCATCCTTTCCCGCCTCCTTCGCTATGAATATTTCGGTTATCCCAAAGATTTCCTCTACCAATACCAGCGTCAAGTAGAAGCCACCACCGTTAGCGACGTACAGCGGGTAGCCCAAAAATACCTCCAACCAGAACAAATGGTGACTTTAGTTGTGGGTAATGAAGCGGAAATTAACCCCTCTCTCTCTACCCTCAACCCCAATGCTACGGTGACTTACATTGATATTTCTATTCCCGAACCGCAAAATAGTTAA
- a CDS encoding formylglycine-generating enzyme family protein has protein sequence MFFTFDFITVNNQGKQISRVGKQAEYFRLDLGKEVVLEMIAIPGNKFLMGSPKSELQRWQAEGPQHEVTVPAFYLSKYPITQAQWEEVMGDNPSHFKGWNRPVEQVSWYDAVEFCQKLSQKTGYSYRLPSEAEWEYACRAGTTTPFCFGEMITPDLANYNGNYSYGGGPTGEYLERTTYVGCFPANAFGLYDMAGNVWEWCQDSWHENYDDAPTDGSAWETAGESDFRVLRGGSWFSKPKGCRSAFRLWFDAKVKYPSFGFRVAAVSLPSG, from the coding sequence ATGTTTTTTACATTTGATTTCATCACGGTAAATAACCAAGGCAAACAAATCAGTAGAGTAGGCAAACAGGCTGAATATTTCCGCCTAGATTTGGGAAAGGAAGTGGTCTTGGAAATGATAGCGATTCCAGGAAATAAGTTTCTGATGGGTTCGCCAAAGAGCGAACTACAAAGATGGCAGGCGGAAGGTCCGCAACATGAAGTTACTGTACCAGCATTTTATTTGAGTAAATATCCCATCACTCAAGCGCAGTGGGAAGAGGTGATGGGTGACAATCCATCCCATTTCAAAGGCTGGAACCGCCCTGTAGAACAAGTATCCTGGTATGATGCAGTGGAGTTTTGCCAAAAATTATCCCAAAAAACTGGTTATTCCTATCGTCTTCCCAGTGAGGCGGAGTGGGAATATGCTTGTAGAGCTGGAACTACTACGCCGTTCTGTTTTGGTGAGATGATTACCCCTGATTTGGCTAATTATAACGGCAATTACAGTTATGGGGGAGGACCAACTGGGGAATATCTGGAGAGAACGACTTATGTAGGCTGTTTTCCTGCTAATGCTTTTGGTTTGTACGATATGGCTGGGAATGTCTGGGAGTGGTGTCAGGATAGTTGGCACGAAAATTATGATGATGCACCTACGGATGGCTCGGCGTGGGAAACTGCAGGGGAATCTGATTTCCGAGTTTTGCGCGGTGGTTCTTGGTTTAGTAAGCCGAAGGGTTGTCGATCGGCTTTTCGGCTGTGGTTTGATGCTAAGGTGAAATATCCTAGCTTCGGTTTCCGCGTGGCGGCTGTTTCCTTGCCTTCTGGATGA
- a CDS encoding PAS domain S-box protein, producing MAKDGKQIPVYFSASVMRDGDGQIQGIVCLAQDVSARKQALGALRKQALMFTTIYDGAIVTDLDGNITDWNPAAQRIFGYSKAEVLGQKAEILFRPERAAYLTPQVFDGIRRQGRWAAEIRFRRKDGSEGICETVMVPLRDEDGLMVGTISINRDITDRKRAEAELQKAHTELEQRVEVRTAELTANNDILLEEIRDRVAAEAALRKSEARYRILAQREALLNQLAKQIRNSLDLDTILGTAVEQIRHLLQVDQCLFLWYRQEVFSAFEPNGSGYWEVVAEARQPDSVPDLKVQRSFLGAYKVPEANTYAKGLAELDIICEEDLAKAKIPEMQEIYYHCGLRGVLAQRIRATKAVAEIGVVAAAHFQPRQWTKGEIDLLKAISDQLAIAITQASLYSQSQAAARSARDRAKELKQALDRLQQTQTQLIQAEKMSSLGQMVAGIAHEINNPVSFIYGNLNPAKQYIEELVHLVKLYRHHYANPVAEIQDYAADCDLDFLLEDLPKLLASMQMGADRIRAIVVSLRNFSRLDEAECKPVNLHEGIDNTLLVLQHRLKASGSQHPIQIIKNYGNLPKVECHASQVNQVFMNLLANAIDALREYEEKLGPEASGFPCTITISTEIVERSSKPTKKSPLPPTNPQQFAIIRIADTGPGMSEEVRQHIFDPFFTTKPPGKGTGLGLSISYQIIVEKHGGNIKCLSTPGKGTEFIIELPCKLNYTPAKKA from the coding sequence GTGGCGAAAGATGGTAAGCAAATTCCCGTGTATTTTTCGGCATCAGTGATGCGGGATGGGGATGGGCAAATTCAGGGCATAGTTTGTTTGGCGCAAGATGTATCGGCGCGCAAACAAGCCTTGGGAGCCCTGCGGAAACAAGCGCTGATGTTCACTACGATTTATGACGGGGCGATCGTCACGGACTTAGACGGCAATATCACCGACTGGAACCCAGCCGCCCAGAGAATTTTTGGCTACAGTAAAGCCGAAGTATTGGGGCAAAAAGCGGAAATTCTGTTTCGCCCCGAACGAGCTGCCTACCTGACGCCCCAAGTATTCGACGGGATTAGACGCCAAGGGCGTTGGGCCGCAGAAATCCGGTTCCGCCGCAAAGACGGGAGCGAGGGGATTTGCGAAACGGTGATGGTGCCCCTCCGGGATGAAGATGGCTTGATGGTGGGCACAATTAGCATTAATCGGGATATTACCGATCGCAAGCGGGCGGAAGCGGAACTGCAAAAAGCCCATACGGAATTGGAACAGCGGGTGGAGGTGCGCACTGCCGAACTAACTGCTAACAATGATATCCTGCTTGAGGAAATTCGCGATCGTGTCGCCGCCGAAGCAGCCCTGCGGAAATCAGAAGCCCGCTACCGCATCTTAGCCCAAAGAGAAGCCCTACTCAACCAACTGGCCAAGCAAATTCGCAACTCTCTGGATTTGGATACTATCTTAGGCACAGCCGTAGAGCAAATCCGGCATTTGCTGCAAGTGGATCAATGCTTATTCCTCTGGTATCGCCAGGAAGTTTTTTCCGCTTTTGAGCCTAACGGCTCCGGCTACTGGGAAGTAGTAGCAGAAGCACGTCAACCCGATAGCGTCCCTGACCTAAAGGTTCAGCGCAGCTTCTTAGGTGCTTATAAAGTCCCAGAAGCCAATACCTACGCCAAGGGATTGGCAGAACTCGACATCATTTGTGAAGAAGATTTAGCCAAAGCCAAAATCCCAGAAATGCAGGAAATTTACTACCACTGCGGTCTGCGGGGAGTTTTAGCCCAACGCATCCGTGCCACCAAAGCCGTAGCAGAAATTGGCGTCGTCGCCGCCGCTCATTTTCAACCCCGCCAGTGGACTAAAGGAGAAATTGACCTGCTCAAAGCCATTTCCGACCAATTAGCCATTGCCATCACCCAAGCATCCCTCTACTCCCAATCTCAGGCTGCAGCTCGTTCCGCCCGAGACCGCGCCAAAGAACTCAAACAAGCCTTAGACCGATTGCAGCAAACTCAAACCCAGCTCATCCAAGCGGAAAAAATGTCTAGTTTGGGGCAAATGGTGGCGGGGATTGCCCATGAAATTAACAACCCCGTCAGCTTTATTTATGGCAACCTTAACCCCGCCAAACAATACATCGAAGAACTGGTACATTTAGTGAAACTCTACCGTCATCACTATGCCAATCCTGTAGCGGAAATTCAAGATTATGCTGCGGACTGCGATTTAGATTTCCTGCTGGAGGATTTACCGAAACTCCTCGCTTCTATGCAGATGGGAGCCGATCGGATCCGGGCGATCGTCGTCAGCTTGCGCAACTTTTCCCGCCTTGATGAAGCCGAGTGCAAACCCGTCAATCTCCACGAAGGCATCGATAACACCCTCTTGGTATTGCAACACCGCCTCAAAGCCAGCGGCTCCCAGCACCCCATTCAAATTATCAAAAACTACGGGAATCTGCCCAAGGTGGAATGCCACGCCAGTCAAGTAAACCAGGTATTTATGAACTTATTAGCCAACGCGATCGATGCCCTACGTGAGTACGAAGAAAAGCTCGGCCCCGAAGCCAGCGGTTTCCCCTGCACCATTACCATTAGCACTGAAATAGTCGAGCGATCGTCCAAACCAACCAAAAAAAGCCCCTTACCCCCAACCAATCCCCAGCAATTCGCCATTATCAGAATCGCCGACACCGGACCGGGAATGAGTGAAGAAGTCCGGCAACATATATTTGACCCCTTTTTCACCACCAAACCACCGGGCAAAGGCACCGGTTTAGGCTTATCCATCAGCTACCAAATCATCGTCGAAAAACACGGCGGCAACATCAAATGTCTCTCCACCCCCGGAAAGGGAACCGAATTTATCATCGAGCTACCCTGTAAGCTGAATTATACCCCAGCCAAAAAAGCCTAA
- a CDS encoding HAMP domain-containing protein, with protein MLGQIEPLSRATELSGFVRKIAQIQSQTYDEYQNLGENYNQINREISTAKTIIDNQTQLIALTDAAITLARAELDAEKRHAYTKSNQFVLINIGVMASVAAAAALMGLLLAENIAKPIIQLKKVALSVGKGNLDARAQIESGDEIGILARTFNEMVANLQATTVSKSYLDKIIRSLSDALIVIDAEAKIQDFNFATLMLLDYQEEELLGQHISLIFNQKETLRMLEINGSDSTGNSFWYKRPR; from the coding sequence ATGCTTGGCCAGATTGAACCTCTATCCAGAGCCACAGAATTAAGCGGGTTTGTTCGAAAAATAGCTCAAATTCAATCCCAAACTTATGATGAATATCAGAACTTAGGAGAAAACTATAACCAAATTAACCGAGAAATAAGTACCGCCAAAACAATTATTGATAATCAGACCCAATTAATTGCTTTAACTGATGCCGCTATTACATTGGCGAGAGCCGAACTCGATGCAGAAAAGCGCCACGCTTATACGAAAAGCAATCAGTTTGTATTGATTAATATAGGGGTTATGGCATCTGTGGCGGCGGCAGCAGCACTGATGGGATTATTATTAGCGGAAAATATCGCGAAACCGATAATCCAGCTCAAAAAAGTAGCCTTGAGTGTGGGCAAAGGGAACTTAGATGCCCGGGCACAAATAGAATCAGGAGATGAAATCGGGATTTTAGCCCGGACATTTAATGAGATGGTCGCCAACTTGCAGGCGACTACTGTATCTAAATCATATTTGGATAAAATCATCCGCTCTTTGAGTGATGCCCTCATCGTCATTGATGCCGAGGCGAAAATCCAAGATTTTAATTTTGCCACGTTGATGCTGCTGGATTATCAAGAGGAGGAGCTGCTAGGACAGCACATCAGCTTGATATTCAATCAGAAAGAAACCTTGAGAATGCTGGAGATCAACGGGTCAGATTCTACGGGGAATAGTTTTTGGTATAAGAGACCACGTTAG